A stretch of the Notolabrus celidotus isolate fNotCel1 chromosome 3, fNotCel1.pri, whole genome shotgun sequence genome encodes the following:
- the mtmr10 gene encoding myotubularin-related protein 10 isoform X2 — translation MFSVKPMKPTFKCYLPPAPTDVKKTIEQPIKKLEPKLLQGEIVVNEVNFVRKCISAESSQDDLWGKLICTNFKVSFIPQDAPTKQKSKLSHLLLGEHDIPLTCLEQVVTVNDTKGKKKVLGSNQKLKFNPTELILYCKDLRIIRFCFDEAGPESAKKVCLAIAHYSHPADLHLLFGFEYQGRRYHESKRERVNGSTPRAGLQTPSFDRPSDWDREIKRTGASEWRVCSINEGYAVSQSLPEYIVVPVSLADQDLKQYSIFLHDSRLPHWCWNHSNGSALVRMASISDPIQQKKIDQRIFTAITKSHPQRSEVVRLDLDKCLPNILEIQSAFMRVRQICVMDPFEESEERWLSAVENSRWLEHVRSFLKQSAEVVYHLDGKNASVIIQEEEDRDLNCVVSSLVQLMLDPHYRSIVGFQSLVQKEWVMAGHRFLDRCNHLKKNEKEESPLFMLFLDCVWQMMNQYPAAFEFTETYLTILSDSMWIPLFSTFLFNSPKQRAKHLMDFAKNKAIPQGEDPAMFFPPVWDWAQQFSTKNQTLFNNPMYVGKGAACVQNGEVKTFRRTKKSYSSTLRGPSASVRNGVRSGEDTLSRRGSLVSELRSEFSPVRVESPSERFFRDWFSRPADQQGVLIPLFIPSHLALWKLFFLRWVPEVCIPKGGPVTSYHKLSQLVDEIEILQGQLRQYTGGTPLPSPTSGPPSDQRRMYFKASSPHDPPTPPDFLNSSFPFSPMGNLCRRGIHGTPISKFLNGARIWLSTETLANDAI, via the exons ATGTTTTCTGTCAAACCCATGAAACCAACCTTCAAGTGCTATCTTCCCCCTGCACCG aCTGATGTGAAGAAAACCATCGAACAACCTATTAAAAAATTGGAGCCTAAGCTACTTCAAG gggagaTTGTAGTTAATGAGGTGAACTTTGTGAGGAAATGCATCAGTGCTGAAAGCAGCCAGGATGACCTTTGGGGGAAGTTGATATGCACCAACTTTAAGGTCTCCTTCATCCCTCAAGATGCCCCCACAAAGCAG AAATCCAAGTTGTCTCACCTCCTGCTGGGAGAGCACGACATCCCTCTCACCTGTCTGGAGCAAGTGGTAACAG ttAATGATACCAAGGGGAAGAAGAAAGTTTTGGGGTCGAACCAAAAACTGAAGTTCAACCCTACAGAGCTCATTCTGTACTGCAAAGACCTGCGCATCATTAGGTTCTGCTTTGATGAGGCTGGGCCTGAGAGCGCCAAGAAG GTCTGCCTTGCTATCGCCCACTACTCTCATCCAGCAGACCTTCATCTTCTGTTTGGCTTCGAGTATCAAGGCCGGCGATACCATGAGTCTAAAA GAGAGAGAGTCAATGGTTCTACTCCTCGAGCAGGGCTACAGACTCCAAGTTTCGACCGTCCTTCAGACTGGGATCGGGAAATCAAGAGGACCGGAGCGTCGGAGTGGAGGGTGTGCTCCATCAATGAGGGTTATGCCGTCTCACAAAG TCTTCCAGAGTACATTGTGGTCCCAGTTTCTCTGGCTGATCAGGATCTAAAGCAGTACTCCATATTCCTCCATGACAGCCGCCTTCCT CATTGGTGCTGGAATCACTCAAACGGAAGTGCTCTAGTTCGCATGGCCAGCATAAGTGATCCGATACAACAGAAGAAGATTGATCAGAG GATTTTCACTGCCATCACAAAAAGCCACCCGCAGCGCAGTGAAGTCGTCAGGTTAGATCTGGACAAGTGTTTGCCCAACATCCTGGAAATTCAGAGTGCCTTCATGAGAGTCCGGCAGATCTGTGTCATGG ATCCTTTtgaggagtctgaggagaggTGGCTTTCAGCTGTTGAAAACTCACGATGGCTGGAGCACGTCAG atCTTTCCTGAAGCAGTCAGCCGAGGTCGTGTATCACCTGGATGGAAAGAATGCTTCAGTCATTATTCAAG AGGAAGAAGACCGAGACCTGAACTGTGTGGTGTCCTCCCTCGTGCAGCTCATGCTGGACCCTCATTATCGTAGCATTGTTGGCTTTCAGAGTTTGGTGCAGAAGGAGTGGGTGATGGCTGGCCATCGCTTCTTGGACAGATGCAACCACTTAAAGAAGAATGAGAAAGAGGAG TCCCCACTGTTCATGCTGTTCCTGGACTGTGTGTGGCAGATGATGAACCAGTACCCAGCAGCATTTGAGTTCACAGAGACCTATCTGACTATACTGAGTGACAGCATGTGGATTCCCCTCTTCagtacttttctttttaattctccCAAACAGCGCGCCAAGCACTTAATG GACTTTGCCAAGAACAAAGCCATCCCTCAAGGAGAAGATCCAGCCATGTTTTTCCCTCCTGTTTGGGACTGGGCGCAGCAGTTCTCCACCAAAAACCAGACTCTCTTTAACAACCCCATGTATGTAGGCAAAGGAGCCGCCTGTGTGCAGAACGGGGAAGTGAAAACCTTCAGACGCACAAAG AAATCCTACAGCTCCACTTTGCGAGGGCCGTCAGCTTCCGTACGCAATGGAGTGAGGAGTGGAGAAGACACGTTGTCCCGACGAGGCTCTCTGGTGTCGGAGCTGAGGTCTGAATTCTCTCCGGTGAGAGTTGAAAGCCCATCAGAGCGCTTTTTCAGGGACTGGTTCTCCCGACCTGCTGACCAGCAGGGCGTCCTGATCCCCCTCTTCATCCCTTCACACCTGGCTCTCTGGAAGCTCTTCTTCCTACGCTGGGTCCCTGAGGTCTGCATTCCCAAAGGGGGCCCTGTCACCTCCTACCACAAGCTCTCCCAACTGGTGGACGAGATTGAGATTCTGCAGGGCCAGCTAAGGCAGTATACAGGCGGCACTCCACTCCCCAGCCCAACGAGTGGGCCTCCTTCCGACCAGAGGAGGATGTATTTTAAGGCCAGCTCTCCACATGACCCTCCTACACCACCAGACTTCCTCAACTCCTCCTTTCCCTTCTCCCCAATGGGAAACCTGTGCCGCCGCGGTATCCACGGGACTCCAATTAGCAAATTTCTGAATGGGGCGAGGATTTGGCTCTCTACAGAGACTCTTGCTAATGATGCGATCTGA
- the mtmr10 gene encoding myotubularin-related protein 10 isoform X1, with the protein MFSVKPMKPTFKCYLPPAPTDVKKTIEQPIKKLEPKLLQGEIVVNEVNFVRKCISAESSQDDLWGKLICTNFKVSFIPQDAPTKQKSKLSHLLLGEHDIPLTCLEQVVTVNDTKGKKKVLGSNQKLKFNPTELILYCKDLRIIRFCFDEAGPESAKKVCLAIAHYSHPADLHLLFGFEYQGRRYHESKRERVNGSTPRAGLQTPSFDRPSDWDREIKRTGASEWRVCSINEGYAVSQSLPEYIVVPVSLADQDLKQYSIFLHDSRLPHWCWNHSNGSALVRMASISDPIQQKKIDQRIFTAITKSHPQRSEVVRLDLDKCLPNILEIQSAFMRVRQICVMDPFEESEERWLSAVENSRWLEHVRSFLKQSAEVVYHLDGKNASVIIQEEEDRDLNCVVSSLVQLMLDPHYRSIVGFQSLVQKEWVMAGHRFLDRCNHLKKNEKEESPLFMLFLDCVWQMMNQYPAAFEFTETYLTILSDSMWIPLFSTFLFNSPKQRAKHLMDFAKNKAIPQGEDPAMFFPPVWDWAQQFSTKNQTLFNNPMYVGKGAACVQNGEVKTFRRTKQKSYSSTLRGPSASVRNGVRSGEDTLSRRGSLVSELRSEFSPVRVESPSERFFRDWFSRPADQQGVLIPLFIPSHLALWKLFFLRWVPEVCIPKGGPVTSYHKLSQLVDEIEILQGQLRQYTGGTPLPSPTSGPPSDQRRMYFKASSPHDPPTPPDFLNSSFPFSPMGNLCRRGIHGTPISKFLNGARIWLSTETLANDAI; encoded by the exons ATGTTTTCTGTCAAACCCATGAAACCAACCTTCAAGTGCTATCTTCCCCCTGCACCG aCTGATGTGAAGAAAACCATCGAACAACCTATTAAAAAATTGGAGCCTAAGCTACTTCAAG gggagaTTGTAGTTAATGAGGTGAACTTTGTGAGGAAATGCATCAGTGCTGAAAGCAGCCAGGATGACCTTTGGGGGAAGTTGATATGCACCAACTTTAAGGTCTCCTTCATCCCTCAAGATGCCCCCACAAAGCAG AAATCCAAGTTGTCTCACCTCCTGCTGGGAGAGCACGACATCCCTCTCACCTGTCTGGAGCAAGTGGTAACAG ttAATGATACCAAGGGGAAGAAGAAAGTTTTGGGGTCGAACCAAAAACTGAAGTTCAACCCTACAGAGCTCATTCTGTACTGCAAAGACCTGCGCATCATTAGGTTCTGCTTTGATGAGGCTGGGCCTGAGAGCGCCAAGAAG GTCTGCCTTGCTATCGCCCACTACTCTCATCCAGCAGACCTTCATCTTCTGTTTGGCTTCGAGTATCAAGGCCGGCGATACCATGAGTCTAAAA GAGAGAGAGTCAATGGTTCTACTCCTCGAGCAGGGCTACAGACTCCAAGTTTCGACCGTCCTTCAGACTGGGATCGGGAAATCAAGAGGACCGGAGCGTCGGAGTGGAGGGTGTGCTCCATCAATGAGGGTTATGCCGTCTCACAAAG TCTTCCAGAGTACATTGTGGTCCCAGTTTCTCTGGCTGATCAGGATCTAAAGCAGTACTCCATATTCCTCCATGACAGCCGCCTTCCT CATTGGTGCTGGAATCACTCAAACGGAAGTGCTCTAGTTCGCATGGCCAGCATAAGTGATCCGATACAACAGAAGAAGATTGATCAGAG GATTTTCACTGCCATCACAAAAAGCCACCCGCAGCGCAGTGAAGTCGTCAGGTTAGATCTGGACAAGTGTTTGCCCAACATCCTGGAAATTCAGAGTGCCTTCATGAGAGTCCGGCAGATCTGTGTCATGG ATCCTTTtgaggagtctgaggagaggTGGCTTTCAGCTGTTGAAAACTCACGATGGCTGGAGCACGTCAG atCTTTCCTGAAGCAGTCAGCCGAGGTCGTGTATCACCTGGATGGAAAGAATGCTTCAGTCATTATTCAAG AGGAAGAAGACCGAGACCTGAACTGTGTGGTGTCCTCCCTCGTGCAGCTCATGCTGGACCCTCATTATCGTAGCATTGTTGGCTTTCAGAGTTTGGTGCAGAAGGAGTGGGTGATGGCTGGCCATCGCTTCTTGGACAGATGCAACCACTTAAAGAAGAATGAGAAAGAGGAG TCCCCACTGTTCATGCTGTTCCTGGACTGTGTGTGGCAGATGATGAACCAGTACCCAGCAGCATTTGAGTTCACAGAGACCTATCTGACTATACTGAGTGACAGCATGTGGATTCCCCTCTTCagtacttttctttttaattctccCAAACAGCGCGCCAAGCACTTAATG GACTTTGCCAAGAACAAAGCCATCCCTCAAGGAGAAGATCCAGCCATGTTTTTCCCTCCTGTTTGGGACTGGGCGCAGCAGTTCTCCACCAAAAACCAGACTCTCTTTAACAACCCCATGTATGTAGGCAAAGGAGCCGCCTGTGTGCAGAACGGGGAAGTGAAAACCTTCAGACGCACAAAG CAGAAATCCTACAGCTCCACTTTGCGAGGGCCGTCAGCTTCCGTACGCAATGGAGTGAGGAGTGGAGAAGACACGTTGTCCCGACGAGGCTCTCTGGTGTCGGAGCTGAGGTCTGAATTCTCTCCGGTGAGAGTTGAAAGCCCATCAGAGCGCTTTTTCAGGGACTGGTTCTCCCGACCTGCTGACCAGCAGGGCGTCCTGATCCCCCTCTTCATCCCTTCACACCTGGCTCTCTGGAAGCTCTTCTTCCTACGCTGGGTCCCTGAGGTCTGCATTCCCAAAGGGGGCCCTGTCACCTCCTACCACAAGCTCTCCCAACTGGTGGACGAGATTGAGATTCTGCAGGGCCAGCTAAGGCAGTATACAGGCGGCACTCCACTCCCCAGCCCAACGAGTGGGCCTCCTTCCGACCAGAGGAGGATGTATTTTAAGGCCAGCTCTCCACATGACCCTCCTACACCACCAGACTTCCTCAACTCCTCCTTTCCCTTCTCCCCAATGGGAAACCTGTGCCGCCGCGGTATCCACGGGACTCCAATTAGCAAATTTCTGAATGGGGCGAGGATTTGGCTCTCTACAGAGACTCTTGCTAATGATGCGATCTGA